Below is a genomic region from Leptotrichia shahii.
AAATAAACAGAGCTGATAATAAAAGTAATGATAATAATTTTTTCATTTTAATTCCTCCTAATATGTATTTTGTAAATCATGAATTTTAATCACAATCGTTGCATTTTCCTTTAAAAATCGAAAGATGTGACAATAGTGAAAAGCCTCGTTTTTTTAATTCACTTTTTTCCTTTTCAGTTTCCTTATTTGAAAATTCAGGCACAGTTTCAATATGCTTGCAAGAATCACAAATAAAAAAATTGGCATTTTCTTCCTTAAAGTAATATTTTTCATTTTCAAAGTCAAATGAAAAAATATAATTATTTTTCTCTAAAAATTCCAAAGCCCGATAAACCGTTGATAAGTCAAAATCTACTTTTGATTTTAAAAACTTGGCATTTACTGGAGTGTCTGAAGACTTTACAAGATTAAGTATTTGTTGCCTTTTCTTAGTTAATTTCATAATAACATCTCCTAATAATAAAAAACGTTTTTTATTTCAATAAATTGCAAATCATTCGCAAAATATAATCTATTATATATTAAAAAAACCTATTTGTCAAATGAATAGGTTTTCATATATTTTATAAAAAACTTCAGATTATACGGACTAAAAAATTATTATTCTGTCATTATAATAACTTTTCCATTAGCACTATTCGATTCTAAATATTTATGTGCCAAAGAAATCTCATCTAATGTAAATATTTTTGAAATACATGGTTTAATATTATATTTTTC
It encodes:
- a CDS encoding Fur family transcriptional regulator; this translates as MKLTKKRQQILNLVKSSDTPVNAKFLKSKVDFDLSTVYRALEFLEKNNYIFSFDFENEKYYFKEENANFFICDSCKHIETVPEFSNKETEKEKSELKKRGFSLLSHLSIFKGKCNDCD